From Candidatus Rokuibacteriota bacterium, one genomic window encodes:
- a CDS encoding tetratricopeptide repeat protein, with protein sequence MNTERIAGRPLVLPVLVFTVAFVAFLPGLSGQFLDWDDGGNFLRNPNFRGLGWSNLRWMFTTTLMGHWIPLTWLTLGANYVIGGMAPWGYHLGNVLLHAANAVVFYAVARRLLAAGAGGERAQGAVAWGAAAAAAVFAVHPLRVESVAWVTERRDVLSGFFFLLAVLGYLKAVERGAGGRLDSRWRAVSLGLFAAALSSKASTMMLPVALLVLDVYPLQRRGVGVTVLLREKIGYFVLAGVGAVVALVAVRQGATVTGYAEYGVGARAVMTLYSLMFYPWKFLWPVDLSPMYELPARVEPLAWRFLLPMVAVPVITTALLLLRRRWPGGLAAWVYSALLVLPVSGAVHAGYQLAHDRYSYLSGLGFAVLAGAAVVWVIRAGARGVLRPWLEGVVLGAMVLMVATLGAGAWRQSRVWHDSETLWRWAAGVDPACMVCQSNLGNLLLEQDRLAEAETAFRAAVTARPESAGPRNNLGAVLIRRGRYDEAAAQFREAMRLAPDRIGGAFNLGLLYVVQGKFAEALPLLRHVLAQRPDRPVARAALSTALVKRADELRREGRPGEADLLVRESAALARDRSQTEAVPKAPPGSR encoded by the coding sequence GTGAACACGGAGCGAATCGCGGGTCGACCGCTCGTCCTTCCCGTCCTCGTGTTCACGGTCGCGTTCGTCGCCTTTCTTCCGGGTCTCAGCGGACAGTTCCTCGACTGGGACGACGGCGGCAATTTCCTCCGGAACCCGAACTTCCGGGGCCTCGGCTGGAGCAACCTCCGCTGGATGTTCACGACGACGCTGATGGGGCACTGGATCCCGCTCACGTGGCTGACGCTCGGGGCGAACTACGTGATCGGGGGGATGGCGCCGTGGGGCTATCACCTGGGCAATGTGTTGTTACACGCGGCCAACGCGGTGGTGTTCTACGCCGTGGCGCGGCGGCTGCTGGCGGCGGGGGCGGGGGGGGAACGGGCGCAGGGAGCGGTGGCGTGGGGCGCGGCGGCGGCGGCGGCAGTGTTCGCGGTGCACCCGCTGCGGGTCGAGTCGGTGGCCTGGGTGACGGAGCGGCGCGACGTGCTGAGCGGGTTCTTCTTCCTGCTGGCGGTGCTGGGCTATCTCAAAGCAGTCGAGCGGGGGGCAGGCGGGCGGCTTGACTCGCGGTGGCGCGCGGTGTCGCTGGGGCTCTTCGCCGCCGCGCTCTCGTCCAAGGCCTCGACCATGATGCTGCCGGTGGCGCTGCTGGTGCTGGATGTCTATCCACTCCAGCGGCGCGGGGTGGGCGTCACGGTGCTCCTGCGGGAGAAGATCGGCTACTTCGTGCTGGCCGGGGTGGGGGCGGTGGTGGCGCTGGTGGCGGTGCGGCAGGGGGCGACGGTGACGGGCTACGCGGAGTACGGCGTCGGGGCGCGCGCGGTGATGACGCTGTATAGCCTGATGTTCTACCCGTGGAAGTTTCTGTGGCCGGTCGACCTGTCGCCGATGTACGAGCTGCCGGCGCGGGTCGAGCCGCTGGCGTGGCGGTTCCTGCTGCCGATGGTGGCGGTGCCGGTGATCACGACCGCGCTGCTCCTGCTGAGGCGGCGGTGGCCGGGGGGGCTCGCGGCGTGGGTGTATTCGGCGCTCCTGGTGCTGCCGGTGAGCGGGGCGGTGCACGCGGGGTATCAGCTGGCCCACGACCGGTACAGCTATCTCTCGGGGCTGGGCTTTGCGGTGCTGGCGGGCGCGGCAGTCGTGTGGGTCATCCGGGCGGGGGCGCGGGGCGTGCTGCGGCCGTGGCTCGAGGGAGTGGTGCTCGGGGCGATGGTGCTCATGGTGGCGACGCTGGGGGCGGGGGCCTGGCGGCAGAGCCGGGTGTGGCACGACTCCGAGACCCTCTGGCGCTGGGCTGCGGGCGTGGACCCGGCATGCATGGTCTGCCAGAGCAATTTGGGCAACCTGCTGCTCGAACAGGATCGTCTCGCCGAAGCGGAGACGGCCTTCCGCGCAGCGGTGACGGCGCGACCGGAGAGCGCGGGGCCGCGCAATAACCTGGGCGCGGTCCTCATCCGGCGCGGCCGATATGACGAGGCCGCCGCACAGTTCCGGGAAGCCATGCGGCTCGCACCCGACCGTATCGGCGGGGCCTTCAACCTGGGGTTGCTCTATGTCGTCCAGGGCAAGTTCGCGGAGGCGCTTCCCCTGCTCCGCCACGTTCTGGCTCAGCGGCCCGACCGCCCGGTCGCTCGGGCCGCCCTCTCGACGGCTCTCGTCAAGCGCGCCGACGAGCTTCGTCGCGAAGGGCGCCCCGGCGAGGCCGACTTGCTTGTGCGCGAGTCAGCGGCGCTCGCGCGGGACAGATCCCAGACCGAGGCTGTCCCCAAGGCTCCCCCTGGGTCCCGCTGA